The genome window AAGTAAATAATTCGGGTTAAACTTAATCCCTTTCAAAACCAACCTGACTATCGAGGCCCTTCATGGTTGATGTCATCAATGCCGGAAATGCCGCTTTCCTGTGAAAATCATGGCCATATTTGCTTTATTGGCAGCTTCAATGACTTGTTCATCACGCAGACTACCTCCAGGTTGGATGGCGGCTGTTGCTCCAGCCTCGGCTGCTGCCTCAATACCATCCGGGAAAGGGAAAAAGGCGTCGGAGGCAATACAACTTCCTGCTAAACTTAGTTTGGCTTCGCCCGCTTTCCAAACAGCAATTCTGGATGAATCGACTCGCGACATTTGGCCTGCGCCAATGCCTAAGGTTTGTTTTGCGTTGGTGTATACAATAGCATTCGACTTGACGTGTTTTACAATGTGCCAGCCAAAAGTTAAGCCCCTCATCTCTTCTTCATTGGGCTGGCGTTTGGTGACGACCTTCCAACTTGCGGGAGAATCGGATTGATCATCGCTTTCTTGAGTCAGTAGCCCACCCAGAACCGTCTTCATATCGTAGCGGTTGGCTTCTCCAGGATAGTGATTTTCGATGAGACGCAGATTCTTTTTCTTTTGTAGGAGTGTAAGGGCTTCTTCAGTAAAGCTTGGGGCAATGATCACTTCACTGAAGATATCTGAAATGCTTTCTGCTACCCCTATATCAGCCTGAGTGTTCATGACGATAATTCCGCCAAAGGGAGCTTGTTGATCCGTGGAAAAGGCAAGTTCCCAAGCGGATTTGAGGTTGTCAGCTGTTCCTACTCCACAAGGATTGGTATGTTTTAAGATGGCTAAAGTAGGCGCATGCCCGTCAAATTCACGGATCAGAGAGACTGCCGCTGAGATATCGATGATATTATTATAAGAAAGTTCTTTGCCGTGTAATTGTTTGAAATGCTCATGGAATGGACCATAAAGTGCCGCCTTTTGGAAAGGGTTTTCTCCATAGCGGAGTGGTTGGGCAAGTCGTTGAATAGTGCCACAAGTCTCTTGAAGAACAGGATTTTCCTCCTCATAACGTTGTGTGAGATAGCGTGAGATTACGCCGTCATAGTGTGCAGTGTGGCGGTAGACTTTGGCAGCTAGCTTTTGGCGTGTGGTGAGCGAAGTTTCCCCATTTGTTTCTAATTCTTCAATAACTCCAGAGTAGTCAGCGGGATCTACTAACACCGTGACAAAAGCATGATTTTTAGCTGCGCTACGCAGCATAGAAGGTCCTCCTATATCAATATTTTCAATGGCATGTTCTAAT of Verrucomicrobiota bacterium contains these proteins:
- the purH gene encoding bifunctional phosphoribosylaminoimidazolecarboxamide formyltransferase/IMP cyclohydrolase; translation: MKIKKALLSVSDKSGIVKLAQFLVDHQVQLISTGGTARAIQEAGLPVTEISDYTGFPEMMDGRVKTLHPKVHGGLLHLRNDSKHLSEAAEHDIAAIDLVIVNLYPFEQAISKPDCPLEHAIENIDIGGPSMLRSAAKNHAFVTVLVDPADYSGVIEELETNGETSLTTRQKLAAKVYRHTAHYDGVISRYLTQRYEEENPVLQETCGTIQRLAQPLRYGENPFQKAALYGPFHEHFKQLHGKELSYNNIIDISAAVSLIREFDGHAPTLAILKHTNPCGVGTADNLKSAWELAFSTDQQAPFGGIIVMNTQADIGVAESISDIFSEVIIAPSFTEEALTLLQKKKNLRLIENHYPGEANRYDMKTVLGGLLTQESDDQSDSPASWKVVTKRQPNEEEMRGLTFGWHIVKHVKSNAIVYTNAKQTLGIGAGQMSRVDSSRIAVWKAGEAKLSLAGSCIASDAFFPFPDGIEAAAEAGATAAIQPGGSLRDEQVIEAANKANMAMIFTGKRHFRH